A window of Maioricimonas rarisocia genomic DNA:
CTGGGATTCGAAGAAGCTGAAGAAGAAGTATCCGGACGTCTCCTTCGGCAAAGGCTCTCTGGGAGGACTCGTCCCGACGTGCGCCGGTCAGATGGCCAAGATGGACGAGATGACGGCCCGTCTCGTCGCTGACGGAGTGAAGTCCTACACCAAAGATGGCCTCAAAGACACCCTCGTCGAAAAGCTGCGAGCCCTGGACGATGCCACGCTCGAACGGCTGGGCATGAAAGGGTACGACGACAGGAAACTCGAAGACGCTGCCCAGAAACTGGTCAACCGGGTCAAGAACCAGGACTTCGGGACAGATGATCGTTCCGGACAGATGATCACGTTCCGGGACCTGGCGATCCTGCATCAGCTCGATCCGGGAAACTTCAAGGAACTGACGATCACCGGCTGGGAAGGGGAAGGAGACGAAGGACACACCGTCTACTTCAACGCCAAAGACTTCCCCGACATGCCGGTCGCGATCGCCGCCCGCATCTCGATGGGCCTCCCTGTCTTCTCGCCGGTCTACTGGAACGGCCGCGGACCGTTCTATGACGGTGGCCTCGGTTCGAATTCGCCGCTCGAGGCCGCCCCTGGACTCGACAAGGTCTATTCGGAGAAGACCCCCCAGGAGCTTGAAACCGACCTCCAGGATCAGGATCCGCCGCTCGAACTGCAGAAAGCCATGGCGGGCACGATGCTGATGACCTTTGACGAAGGCGGGGAAGCCCACAAGAAGCTGCACGGCGACACGCGATTCACGAAGACTCCCGCATTCGCTGAGAAAACCACACTTATGGGAGGGACCGGGTCCAGCGTGCTCGGCTTCAATACTCTTAGCCCCAACTATGACGATACGCTGCTGGATGACTCCAGTAAGGCGTACAACAGCGGTGTGAATACCGTCCCGGTCTACCACGGCGGGCAGGGAACGATGTCGTTGGGACCGATGGGTGGTAACCAGGAAGCGAAAGACTATGCCGAGAACCTCTCCCGCATGAAAGCCCTGGAGCACATCGAGTCACGGACGGACCAGGCGGTCATGATGTCCGTCGGCAGTGTCGACGAAGCGCTGCACGCGATGGATCCGTCCGAGATGCGTGCTCTCATCAAGCAGGGCAAGCCGGAGAAACCCGAAGCGCTGGTGGAGCTGTTCGAGAAGTGTCAGCAGTATGGCGTGATCGACGACGCGTTTCGGCAGGTGCAGGGCGGGGGAGATGCCTCCACGTTCCTCGAGATCCTCGCGAAATCGCCTCTGTGCGAATCATGCACATCCGACGTCGAACATCTGCGTGACCAGTACAACGTCTGCTTCGATGATCGCGTCACTCCGGAGGCCCTCCGCAAAGGTGCGCAGAATCTCGCCGACACGATCAAGAAGTGCCCGGCGTTTCTGCAACAGATGTTGACGAAGGTCGTCCTGATCCCTGTTCAGCAGCTCGTCCGCGGGCTCTCTTCCGAAGAAGAGGACACCGGCACCGGCAGCAAGGGCAACCCCCGCAAGGCCGCCCAACTGCTCGGCATCGAAGAGCGCGAGGTCAACGTTCTGATGAACCTGCTCAACAGCAAAAAGCTGGCGAAGGATGGTTTCAATCAGGGCGACATCAACCGGGCCGCCAAAGAGATCAACCTCCGTCTCGAAGCCGAGGCGATCATGAAGGCCCTCGAAGAAGCGGGACTCATCTGAGTCTGTTCACACTCACCGCGGCGGCGGCCGCGAGCACCTTCGTGCCCGCGGTCGTCGCCGGAATCTGAACACAGTTCACCATTTCTTACATTCTTGTTCGGGCCAGAAACTGGATCGGGCAGCCGAAAACGACGGGCCACAAGGTTTGCGTCGCTTCCGGACTGCATCGCCGGTCGTTTGGCCCGCCGCTTTGTGCTGCCATCCGACCGCACAGTATCGACACTTGTGATCGGAGCAGCAGAGATGGACAAGAAGAAAGATCTCAAGGACATTAAGGTCGGCGGACCGGCCTTCAAGTCGGACTGGTGGAACAAACGCTGCTCTTCCAAGTGCAAGAAAGAAGGCGTCGACAAGGCCCTCGATGCCTGGTCCGACTTCTGCAAGGACCCCGAGAAGTTCGAGGAGTCCGACGAACTTGGCAAGGCCAAAATGGCATGCAACGGCCTGCGAACCGCCCTCGGCAAGGCCAAAAGCAAGTGCGGCAAACTGCAGGGAGACACCAAGGCGGCCATCGAGAAGTACCTCGATGTTATCGGCGGCTACGAAAAGGACCTCGCCGCGAAAGAGAAAGAGTTCGAGGCGGACGAAGCCGAGGCGAAGAATCTCGTCAAGGCCCTCAAGCAGACGCGCCAGCGGCAGATGTTCTACGGTCTGGTCCGCAAGGGAAAAGAAGGCCGGCTGTTCGTCAGCAAGAAGCAGCAGCCGATTAAACGCCTCGCCCGCAAGGCCAAGTCGACCGAGATCAAGGGAGCGATCATCTTTCTCGGCGTCTGCGACTTCGCCGAAGGCAAGCTCCGTTTTCACTTCGAAGAGAAGCCGCCCAACCTCAAGCCGGTCCTGCGGACGCTGCTGGCCGATGCCGGGATGAAGCCGGCGATCTTCGTCAACGGCGAAGAGATCTCGTATCCGGAAGATGAAACCGATCTGCCGGACGAAGCTCTAGAAGCGGTCGGCGGATTCTTCTCCGGCGTCGAACGGCAGCAGGTCGAAGAGGTGCGTTCGAGCCTCGAACAGCAACGAGTGGCCGCCATCAAGGGAGTGTCACAGTTGCAGAACGAGCTGCTGTCGACCGGCGATCACCGGGCTACCCAGATCGCCGACATCATCAAGCAGTTGGCGCTCAACTTTCCCACGGCTCTGGAGACGCTGCTCGCCGACCTCAGAGACGCCATCGACGCCGAAGACGACGACCAGACGGAAATGCTCAAGGGGGGCATCCAGATGGCCGCAGCCCAATGGGCCACCTTCCTGAGCTCCAATGCCGACTCGGTAGCCGGCTGCGAGAACAACCCGTGGGGCGTGAAGATCGAGATTGTCGGCCCGGTGCGGTCGTCCCTGCAGGAAGCGGTCAAGCTGGCTTCCTGAACGGACATTTGACGGACGACAGGACACGAGTCCCCGAACAGACCACGACGCAGGAGACGTGACGATGGCGACCGATACACCAACGAAAGAAGACGTTTCTCTTCCCAAAGGTTTCGAGCAGTGGGCGCTTAAGTACTTCGGCCAGGTCGGCGGGGGCATCACCGACGAAGTGACCGAGTCTGTCGGAGAGTTCTTCGAATCTGTCGACGAGATGCTCGAGAAGGAACTGACGACCGAAGAACGTGAAGAGCGGTCCCTCTACGAGGCCTCCCGGGAACTCGAGGAGCTCGTTGAACTGCGGTCGATGACGCCTGAAGACGTCGAGCACGAGGAATCGGCCCGCCAGAAAGAGATCTACGAGAAGATTCGCAGCAGCAAGCGGAAAGGGGAAGACCTGACCGTCGACGGGCGGTTCGAGAATGCGAAGAAGCACGCTCCGCTGACCGAACCACTCACCTCCGGGTTGAGTTCGGTCGAGAAGCTGGCCTCGGAAGGGAAGTACGGCGCCGCCGTCAACATGCTGCGGTCACTGATCGACCTGGTCCACTTCGAACGCAACGCGATCCGTGCCGACTTCTACAAGCTGTACGACCGGGTCGAATACAGCCACGAGCGAATCGAGCGCGACGGCAGGATGTCCGACGAGTTCGAGTACCAGGACATCGTGCTGCAGCACCTGGACGAATGGAAGCTTGCTGAGGCGGTTGAGGAAGTCAAGAAGTTCGAATCGGGCATCGGCGCGCCGAGCATTGCCAAAGCGAAGGCCCCGACAAGCTTCGACGAGCTCGGGCAGATCGAGGAACGATACAAGGTCGGACCGGAGATCTCCTCCAGCAGCGAGGAACTGAGAAAGAAGGCGCAGAGAAATCGCGACAAGACGGCCCGCTTCGCGCGGAACACGGAAATGTCCCGCAGTGCGGCTACACGGATCGTCAACGAGCATGGCGAACTGATGCTCGACATCGGGGATCTGGCCGAGTTCCCGTTCTTCGTCGAGACCGAGGATCGTCTCCCGACCGTTCTTTCGGAAGTCTCCGACAGCGATCACAGCGAGCTGCCGCAGTCCGTCCACATGATTCAGGTCATGACGCGGATCGGCAACGATGAGAGCCTGCAGAAGGCCATCCAGAAGATCGAGAAGCCTGACGACGATTCGCCAGCCGCGCGGATGATCCGGGCCACTCTCGGCCTGCCCGGCGACGCGAAACTGACCGACGCCCATGCCCGGCAGGCGGTCGTCTGCGCGATGATGAGCCAGCTCCGTCAGGGGTCGGTCGGCTCATGTTTCGCCACGGCCACTGCCGTCGAAGTGCAGATGAGCAAGCCGGAGATCTTCGTCCGGGACATGACGCAGCTGTTCAAGGAAGGGAAAATCAGCCGGAAAGTGAAGGTCGACGGGACTTCGAAAACGATCGAGATCCCGATCAACGAGAACATTCTGGCCGCTTCGACGTATCAGCAACCGGTCAAGTTCAGCGGCGCGCCACATGAGACGCCGGGCATCTCGACCGCCCTCGATTCACTCAAGGTTCCGGACGAGGACCGCAAGAAGGTTGTCGATGCCGCACTGCTGAAGCTGACCGGCGTCAACGCGGCACTGGAGAAGCTTCCTTCCAGCGTCACTGCCGAACAGAGGCAGGAACTGGCGGCAAAGATCCTCGAAAGCGTCCGCAGCCAGCCCGAAGACATTGCCGGGGCGGTCAACGCCGAAATCACCAAGTTCATGACGTCCAGCGGCCTGGGCGAAGAGGATGTCCGCGAAGCGAAGGAGACGCTGGCCGGCAAGAAGTTCACCTACTCGCCCGAGCATCTGCTGGGGCAGATCGTACTGGACCAGGGAGCGAGCAATCCGAAAGAAGCTCTCGCGTCCATGAAGGACGCCTACCTTGGTCAGGAAGAGAACCGGCTGATCCGGGCGTGGGAATACAGCATCGCCTCGATGGTCGAGGAGAGCAACAAGCCTCTTGGCAAGCGGCTTCTCGGCGGGCTGAATGACGCGGTCAACGATCTGAAGATGGACGTTTACATCGAGTTCATCCTGAACTCGGACATCGACAAGGCGACACGTGCAGAAACGATTTGCGACCGGATTGCCGTCGAGTTCGACCGGTTGGTGAAAGACCAGATCAAAACCAGCTACGACCCCTCCGTCGTGCATGCCGGTGTCTCGTCCGACGGCAGTTCGAGCTACGGCGGGTACAGCCTGTACGACGGCGACAAGAAAATCGAAGACCGCGGAACGTACGTTGCTGCACTCAAGCGGCTGATGCAGCAGGCCCGCGACAATCTTTACGATTCCGCCGACGACCCCGAGAAGAGCGACTCGCTGGAAGTCCTCGCCGAACTGCAGAAGCGGATCGACGACGACGGATTCCTCAACAATGTCATGAGCAAGTCGCAGCAGACGAGCGGCGACAAACCGACTGCCCCGTGGTCATACCAGGCGGGCGGCTTCACCGATTCGCTGCTGCAGATGTACCACGGCCGCGAGACGCCGCTGAAGATGAAGGGGAGCGACAAGTGGCCCAGCGCGACGAGCCCGACGCCGGTCGAATCGGCCGACAAGCTGTTTTCGTTTCTCGTCGACACGGTGGGGGGCATTCCGGGCATTGCCGATTTGCTCAAGGAGAATCCCGGTTCTCTCGACCGGGCGGGTATCCCCGTCGACACGACCGGGCTGCACGCCTTCACGCTCAAGCCGGGCTCGAAGATCCTCAAGGAAGCGATCGTCGGCGGCAAGGACGGCAGCACGGCACTGACGGAGTTCAAGACGGCGGAGAAGCAGAAGTACGAGAAGGCGCAGAAGGAAACGCTGCTGACCGACGAACTGAAGGAGATTCTGCTCAAGCAGTCTCTGGACTCCAGCGACTACAAAACGAACAAGGCTCATTATGTCACGGAAATCGACAAGCTGCTGCCGACAGATCGCGAGCCAACCGTTGAAGACTTTGCCAAGGCAGTTACGCAGGTTTACGCTGCAGAGGGACACGGATCCTGGTCCAAGCGTCGTACGGGCGAAGCTCTGGTTCGAAATCTGGTCCCGCCTGTTCCGAAAGACGACCTGAGTGACCGGCTCGACGTGCTGCTCAAGCGGCTCAAGGTCCACAAGTCCTTCCGGGCCGAGGTGAAGGAAGAGGCGGTCAAGGCCCTGGGAGATCACGACAACTTCTCGATGAGCCTGATCGCCACCAAAGTCACCGAGGCGCTCGACACGGTCAAGGGGAAGCACGGCGGCGAGGAAGGCGAAGAGTCCCTCACCGTCGACAGCGAGAAGATGTACGGCGAAATTCGGGCCACCGACGGCCCGATGGGTGCCGTCATTGCCGACACGAACTGGGGTGATGGCGATCACCTCAACCTGTTCTCTGTCGTCGTCAATCCTCTGACGGACTCGGTCGAGATGTGGGTCATGAACGAGGACGGCACCGGTTCCAGCAAGATGGACCAGGACAAATGGATCAAGAACACGACCTGGCGCGTGTTCGACGATCCGACGGAGTACGGCGGAGTGATCGACGCCCCCGCCCGGTTCCGGACAGTCCACAAGCAGGCCTTGAGCCAGTTCGCCGCACTGCGGGAGAAGGTCGCCGGCTCGAGCAGTGCAAACAAGGAGGCGGCACTGCGCAAAATCGACGAACTCGTGAAGGCGATGAAGGGGCTCGAGGATGTCAGCAGCCGGGAGGACGTGCCACGGATCGAGCAGTTCCTGAAGGATCACAAGGTGATGCTTGACATGCTTGACAAGGCCAAGGCCATACTGGGCGTCGAAGTCGCGGCGGGCAAGCTGTTTGAGGACGCCATCAAGACCTGGAGCTGATCGCCGGACAGTCGCAAAGCGAATCCTGAGAACAACGGACCAGCCCCATACCGAGGAGACTCACGATGAATATCACCGAAGAGGAATATATCGACATGCTGGCCGGCTACGACTCGGGGGGCGAAGGGACCTCCGACCTCCAGGTGACGGCACGGACACGGCGGCGACGAGGCGCGATGATTGTCCAGCCGGAGGAACTTACAGAAGAGATCATCGAAGAGATCTCTGAAGAGCCCGATCCCAAGGAACTGGCCGGCACATTGCTGGATTTCAAGTCGTCGATCAACACGAAGAAGCTGAAGGTCAAGGCACCGCTCAGCAAGCATACGCACCACAACCAGGGCTATATCGAAGACGTTCTGGAACCGATCAGCGATGTCTCGATGGTGCTGGCCAGCATTAGCGACAAGGGGACGGCGACGTTCAGCCAGATCAAGTCGCTGCTGTCGCTCAACGACAAACTTGCGGGAAAAGAAGAGGAGTACAGCGGCAAGAAGAGTGGGAAGATCCTCAAAAAGTCCAAGAAAGGGACGCAGGACAAGGTCGACGAGATCCATGGCTATCGCGAGAAAGTCGACGAACTGGTTGCCAGTGTGGGGCGAGGAATGGTCGCCAGCCTGGCCGACAAGATGCCTCCCACCGACGAAGAAGACAAGAAGGAAGCCCTGGCTCTGATCGACTTTCTGGCCACCGGCAGCGACCAGGCGGTGTCGTCGCTGATTGTCGGAGCCTGCCCGAATCCGCAGCGACTGGCCGAGATCCTGGCGGTCTGTCCTGGTCAGACGCTGACTCCACTGGCCGAGAAGCTGATCAAGGTCTGCGTCGACATGCCGGACTACGTTCAGGTCATCATCGAAGAGAGCCTGCATCTCTCCGCCCCGAAAGAGTCGACTCAATCGTACTTCCGCAGTGGCAGCGTCGGCATGAACCTGATCATGGTGCAGAAGAAGGCCGGCCCGATCTCCGACTACCTGGAGACGATTGGCGGCGATGTGCAGAAGCTGATCGCCAACTCTTCCAAGCGTCTGGAAGTCGACCCCTCGAAGAGAATCGAACCTCCTCGGCGTGAGCACCTGCAACCCGGCACTGAAGAGGATGCACCTGTTCCTACTCAGACGCTCGAACCCGAAGTCGAACCGGATGAACATCTCGACGTCGTCATCGCGACGTACCAGAAGCTGGCACAGTCGGTCCTCAAGAAACTGGACGTCGATGCAATTCCCGACCCGATCTGCCGATGTGCCAGGATTCTGTACGACGGTTTCGTCACCAAGACGCAGGACAAGGCGGGCGCCCGGGAGAAGGTCAGCTCGTTCCTGTTCATTCGGTACATCAGTCCGTTGTTCAACGCGGACCTGATCACCAGCCCTCCAGGCGGGAAGAAGCTGTCTCCGGACCAGCAGCGCATCGGCATCGTGCTCGGTAAAGTCCTCCAGAACATCGGCAACCAGAAACACTTCACAAGCAAGGAAGCCTTCATGAAGCCGTTCAACTCGCTCGTCGACGAATATGCCGACGCGATTGACGGTTTGGCCACCGATGTGCTGAAGCGAGCCGGCGTCCAGGATCCGTGAGCGGTTGCCGTTCCAGGCAGCAGAGACCGGGGTCGAGTATCCCTATCCACAAGCTTTCCAAAGACGCGGTCGCGGCAGACGTCGAATCGCGCGGGCCGTATCGGCGCGGGCACTGACTATCCGAACCTGGCCCGAACAGGAGGAGCTGTGCGATGGATATGACCCCGGAAGAATACGTCGACATGCTCGCCGGCTACGACTCGGGGGGAGAGGGAACCTCCGGTGTCGGTGAGTACGATGAAGATTCGGGAGATGAAGGGACGTCCGGAGTCGACGAAGACGAGGACGTGACCACCGGGCTGCTCGACTTCGAGTCGACGATCAACACGAAGAAGCTCAAGGCGCACGTCCCGTTCAGCAAACGCAAGCACCACAACCAGCGCTACCTGAACAACGTTCTCAAGCCGATCGATGAAGCCTCACCCGTGATCCGCAGGATTCACGATACGGGCGAAGCGGACTTCGGACAGCTCAAGTCTCTGCTCAAACTCACTGGCAGTCTCGGGTCCCAGGAGGAAAAGTACTCGAAGAAGGACAAAAAGAAGGAAGGCAAGCGTCTCGTTACCGAAGCGAAAGTCTCCGAAGTTCACGGCTACCGGGAGAAGCTCGAGACTCTTATCGTCATGCACGGAGCCGTATGCGTCCAGGGACTTGCCGGTCAGATCCCTCCTGCAGATGAAGAGCAACAGGGCGAGATCGACACGTTCATCAGAATGCTGACCGAAGGGGATCCCGACGTTGTTGGACTGCTGGTGCAGGTTGGCACGCCGGATCCGGCGCAGCTCGTAACGGTGCTCGAGTGCTGTCCGCAGAACAAGCTCGAAACTCTGGCCTCGCGACTGGTCAGGGCGTGTGGTCGCGCGCCCGGCTACCTGCAGGTGCTGATCGAGCATGCCATCGCACACGAAGCACCGAACGAATCGCCGGCTGACTACTTCAGGCAGAATCCGCTGAGCATGAAACTGCTCCGCCACCAGAAAGCATCCGGAGAGCTCGACGAATACCTCCAGAGGGTCGGAACCGACGTGCAGGAGCTGATTGCACGCATCGACGTGCCGCTGGAACCCCAGCCCTCGAGACGTCCGCCACCGGTGCCGGAACCGGTCGGCAAGGGGAAAGAGACAGCGGAACCCGAGCCCGAAGTCCCGGAGCCACGACATCCTCCGCTCGAACAGGTCATCGATGCCTACCTTCGAATGGCACAACGACTCCTCGACAGTATCGACGCTGGTGCAGTCCCTGATCCGCTGTGTCGCTGCTGCCGGATTCTCTACGAGGGCTTCGTCGCCCAGACGGGAAACAGGGCCGGAGCCCGTGAGAAGGTTAGCTCGTTCCTGTTCATCCGATACATCAGTCCGCTCTTCTCCAACGACATGATCGCGAATCCTCCGGGCGGCAAGAAGCTGTCGCGTGATCAACAACGCATCGGCATCATGCTCGGCAAGATCCTGCAGGGCGTCGGAAATCAGATTCCGTTCAGCGAGCAGTACATGCGGCCCTTCAACGTGCTGGTCAACGGATATGCTGAGGCAATCGATCACCTCGCGACAGACGTTCTCCGGAGAGCGGGAGTTGCGAATCCGTGATGCGAAGTGGCGTTCGCCGGCTTACTTCCCCGGGAGTC
This region includes:
- a CDS encoding patatin-like phospholipase family protein, coding for MSLDTIDETQDIPEEGAPLVHAWGLKVKQGPELALRSQLRELDEDLTELENRAVSSKATDSIKRAEKLRKTYKSLEKDVEKNISSKKVKDGEKTSKKIYECYLEVAAEMYVPAREMGLAKALSSLISHRGSDDKFVKKFTKDAKKISKKDKAKDRCDAYFALERDVIKIDLVSREDENPGSTWQTHLDYAIDDAEPSGRIVGGIKKAFKKVPGFHDKPIPEGEYAALKKAFVNWCRKKAEDMSFGIEKDKRDEFLKQATISTGRIADTVFHPSEIPKNRQESGALLMKANTQALIVLTDLKRAYPPDKTPQVFVGEDGKISIMKPAPKVESLVLQGGGGKGIGYPPLFEEMEKTGMLKEVDLLVGTSIGALNASCMACGGRTKDQQSILELGLFSEAWDSKKLKKKYPDVSFGKGSLGGLVPTCAGQMAKMDEMTARLVADGVKSYTKDGLKDTLVEKLRALDDATLERLGMKGYDDRKLEDAAQKLVNRVKNQDFGTDDRSGQMITFRDLAILHQLDPGNFKELTITGWEGEGDEGHTVYFNAKDFPDMPVAIAARISMGLPVFSPVYWNGRGPFYDGGLGSNSPLEAAPGLDKVYSEKTPQELETDLQDQDPPLELQKAMAGTMLMTFDEGGEAHKKLHGDTRFTKTPAFAEKTTLMGGTGSSVLGFNTLSPNYDDTLLDDSSKAYNSGVNTVPVYHGGQGTMSLGPMGGNQEAKDYAENLSRMKALEHIESRTDQAVMMSVGSVDEALHAMDPSEMRALIKQGKPEKPEALVELFEKCQQYGVIDDAFRQVQGGGDASTFLEILAKSPLCESCTSDVEHLRDQYNVCFDDRVTPEALRKGAQNLADTIKKCPAFLQQMLTKVVLIPVQQLVRGLSSEEEDTGTGSKGNPRKAAQLLGIEEREVNVLMNLLNSKKLAKDGFNQGDINRAAKEINLRLEAEAIMKALEEAGLI
- a CDS encoding RasGAP domain-containing protein; the protein is MNITEEEYIDMLAGYDSGGEGTSDLQVTARTRRRRGAMIVQPEELTEEIIEEISEEPDPKELAGTLLDFKSSINTKKLKVKAPLSKHTHHNQGYIEDVLEPISDVSMVLASISDKGTATFSQIKSLLSLNDKLAGKEEEYSGKKSGKILKKSKKGTQDKVDEIHGYREKVDELVASVGRGMVASLADKMPPTDEEDKKEALALIDFLATGSDQAVSSLIVGACPNPQRLAEILAVCPGQTLTPLAEKLIKVCVDMPDYVQVIIEESLHLSAPKESTQSYFRSGSVGMNLIMVQKKAGPISDYLETIGGDVQKLIANSSKRLEVDPSKRIEPPRREHLQPGTEEDAPVPTQTLEPEVEPDEHLDVVIATYQKLAQSVLKKLDVDAIPDPICRCARILYDGFVTKTQDKAGAREKVSSFLFIRYISPLFNADLITSPPGGKKLSPDQQRIGIVLGKVLQNIGNQKHFTSKEAFMKPFNSLVDEYADAIDGLATDVLKRAGVQDP
- a CDS encoding RasGAP domain-containing protein, encoding MDMTPEEYVDMLAGYDSGGEGTSGVGEYDEDSGDEGTSGVDEDEDVTTGLLDFESTINTKKLKAHVPFSKRKHHNQRYLNNVLKPIDEASPVIRRIHDTGEADFGQLKSLLKLTGSLGSQEEKYSKKDKKKEGKRLVTEAKVSEVHGYREKLETLIVMHGAVCVQGLAGQIPPADEEQQGEIDTFIRMLTEGDPDVVGLLVQVGTPDPAQLVTVLECCPQNKLETLASRLVRACGRAPGYLQVLIEHAIAHEAPNESPADYFRQNPLSMKLLRHQKASGELDEYLQRVGTDVQELIARIDVPLEPQPSRRPPPVPEPVGKGKETAEPEPEVPEPRHPPLEQVIDAYLRMAQRLLDSIDAGAVPDPLCRCCRILYEGFVAQTGNRAGAREKVSSFLFIRYISPLFSNDMIANPPGGKKLSRDQQRIGIMLGKILQGVGNQIPFSEQYMRPFNVLVNGYAEAIDHLATDVLRRAGVANP